In the Coturnix japonica isolate 7356 chromosome 6, Coturnix japonica 2.1, whole genome shotgun sequence genome, one interval contains:
- the ZP4 gene encoding zona pellucida sperm-binding protein 4-like (The RefSeq protein has 9 substitutions compared to this genomic sequence): MGVVGQSLAVFGAVFFWGLFGPLVLFAGTWSSPLADPGLLACGRGSLQLTFPPGWEGNVSFVLTAWDTEGKAHALQNDSGCGLWVSEASDGSRVVSVSYTSCYVFRWDGNYFIIFGLEGTDAAGQKVLHEEKLFSCPADLPALDAPSSSVCSAVHIHDRLSCASLPISQGDCEERGCCYNPRDKEKTCYYGNTVTAHCSPDGQFSIAVSRDVTLPPVALDSVHLASGRVAGCIPVVRNNAFVVYQFPLSACGTTFQVTGDQAIYENELVASRDVKTGSLGSVTRDSTCRLHVRCSFAITGSFVPLSVQVFTLPPLPAVSQPGPLSLELRVASDERYSSYYTASDYPIVKVLRDPVYIEVRILQRTDPDLVLVLHHCWATPSINPHQQTQWPVLVNGCPYAGDNYQTQLVPLSTASGLLFPSHYQRFTFYTFTFVDSASQELLSGLVYLHCSASVCHRSVKESCTTTVCPSRIRGRRSAEHTLKDGPSRVSSKGPVIFLQDELRQVADVNDFRAAPATWTLGFAAVAAGAVLSMVLVVAVLWWRK, encoded by the exons ATGGGTGTTGTAGGGCAGTCCCTGGCTGTGTTTGGAGCTGTGTTCTTCTGGGGGTTGCTTGGTccccttgttttgtttgcagggACTTGGAGTAGCCCTTTGGCTGACCCTGGCTTGCTGGCATGTGGCAGAGGGAGTTTGCAGCTCACCTTTCCTCCTGGCTGGGAAGGGAATGTTTCCTTTGTGCTGACTGCTTGGG ATACTGAGGGTAAGGCACATGCTCTGCAGAATGATTCTGGCTGTGGTCTCTGGGTGTCTGAGGCTTCAGATGGCTCCAGGGTAGTGTCAGTTTCCTACACCAGCTGCTATGTCTTCAGATGG GATGGAAATTACTTCATAATTTTTGGGCTAGAAGGGACAGATGCTGCTGGACAAAAAGTTCTTCATGAAGAGAAGCTCTTCTCATGCCCTGCAGACCTTCCTG CTCTGGATGCTCCTAGCAGCAGTGTCTGTTCTGCTGTCCACATTCAGGACCGGCTGTCCTGTGCCTCCTTACCCGTTAGCCAGGGAGACTGTGAAGAGCGAGGCTGTTGTTATAACCCCAGGGACAAAGAGAAGACGTGCTATTATGGTAACACAG tgaCAGCACACTGCTCACCAGATGGCCAGTTTTCCATTGCTGTCTCTCGAGATGTGACCCTGCCACCTGTTGCCCTGGATTCTGTGCATCTGGCCAGTGGGCGCGTTGCTGGCTGCATCCCTGTAGTGAAAAACAATGCCTTTGTTGTGTACCAGTTCCCACTCTCTGCCTGTGGCACTACTTTTCAG GTGACTGGAGATCAGGCCATATATGAGAATGAGTTGGTGGCATCCAGGGATGTGAAGACAGGGAGCCTTGGTTCTGTCACTAGGGACAGCACTTTCAG GTTACACGTCCGCTGTAGCTTTGCCATCACTGGGAGTTTTGTCCCCTTGAGCGTTCAGGTCTTCACATTGCCACCACTCCCTGCTGTCTCCCAGCCTGGTCCTCTGTCCTTGGAGCTGCGTGTTGCCTCAG ATGAAAGATACAGTTCCTACTACACTGCCAGTGACTACCCCATTGTGAAGGTTTTGAGAGACCCTATTTACATAGAAGTTAGAATCCTTCAGAGGACAGACCCTGACCTGGTTCTAGTACTGCACCACTGCTGGGCCACACCAAGTATCAATCCTCATCAACAGACACAGTGGCCTGTCCTGGTGAATGG GTGCCCTTATGCAGGAGACAACTATCAGACACAGCTGGTACCTCTGAGTACTGCCTCAGGACTACTGTTTCCATCACACTACCAGCGCTTCACCTTCTACACATTTACCTTTGTGGACTCAGCTTCCCAAGAGTTGCTCTCTGGGCTG GTGTacctgcactgcagtgcctCAGTGTGCCACCGGTCTGTGCAGGAGTCCTGCACCACCACTGTTTGTCCTGCTAGAATCA GAGGTAGAAGGAGTGCTGAGCATACCCTTAAGGATGGTCCCTCCCGGGTTTCCAGCAAAGGCCCTGTTATTTTCCTGCAGGATGAGTTAAGACAAGTAGCTGATGTGAATGATTTCA gagcagctccagccaccTGGACTctgggttttgctgctgtggctgctggggcagtgctgagcatggtgctggtggctgctgtgctgtggtggaGAAAGTGA